AAGTGCATAGGATGGCggtgaactcaacagataaccaaatgtggcttttcctataagaaaaacacacacaaacacacgtataAGATGGTGTTCAGGTGAAGAatgaattacatttaattttcctTTCCTCCTTCATACCAGCATTCATTacgtcatcactgattaagaaAATGCGTCCCAACTCGCCGAAATTCGTTAAAAAGAAATCTGTGAAACGTGTAAGTCACGATTTTATAAGACTCGCTGAACAAACCACGAGTTATTAAGCAGAACAAGTCATGACACTCTAGGATTTATCAGAAACATTTCGTTAGGTACACGAACAGGTTCTGTACGTAATACATCAGAACTTGAATGTAAGACGTCGACACAACAGAGCCACACTAACGACAAAAATGTGAATCAAACCGGTAAGGCATGCTAGCTTTCATTAGGCAGGAAAACAAtgcagaaaaaaaagtaaaataaagccTAATATCCAAACATCGTTGGTAAAAACACAATCATTTATCAAAGAGAAACAGGTGTGTGATAAATGGATTTTATAGAAGAtagatttaaaatgctaaatattctttttttctactTAATTGGTAAGGTACTTACTATATAGCTATAGTAGGTACTTACTACCGTTAGTTCATGTGGTAAGGTGCTTACTATAGCTATTTCATGTGGTAAGGTGCTTACTATAGCTAGTTCATGTGGTAAGGTGCTTACTATAGCTAGTTCATGTGGTAAGGTACTTACTATAGTTAGTTTATATGGTAAGGTACTTACTATAGTTAGTTTATATGTTCTTTCCTTCTTAAGTTTCCTGCATTTGGCGGCTGCTACTTTGTTCCTCTCTTTTCGTTTCATCCTCCGCATTTCGTCCTCTAGGGTAAGCTGTATATATACACATGAGGAATTATTATATTGAATTTTTGAAAACACAAAGAACTGCATGTTACAAAATGCCTAAAAGGCTTCAATtacgtgtatatatgtatatacatgcagtatttgtttatatatatattatttattttttaacaatatctaaCGGAAAAGTGTGCAGAAGTAATACAATCTCGTTGTGAAATATCGAGAAAAGCCAATTAATCACTGTGTGCCTCAGCGACATCTTCTGGAGGTAAAGACAACAAGGTATAGTTTATCTCAACTCATTGAAGTTTACTTGAATTTTTGTTATGGCGCCAGAAAAGAAGGAACGCATCAGTCATAATGAACACGTCAGTGTAGAGAGGTTTTACATGTTATTACATAGGCTTAACAAACTAGGCTTTTCCGATTGACGTTTTTACTTTAAGGTTAGCGATTAATTTTACTGGTACGAAAGACTCAAAACTTGTTATTCAAAATTAGAGTGTGAAAGTTTAACATTGGTGTTAAAGAATGACCTGTAGAGAAAATTTAAGACTATTTTTAGACTTAGGCGTttagttgatttattttgttttagagttTACGTATTATATACGGTGTTCTGTAACTCCTATCCGAACTTAAATATGCTCAGTTCTTACTGGTACAATTAGTTCGAGCCCTTTAGAAAATCAATAGCAAAACTAAATTACTGCCTGGAACAACACCGAAACTTTCTTCCAACGTAATATCTATTTTCTTTAACAAATCAGGATATCTTGAATGGAATCGCTAAAATATTTGATCCTGGAACACAATTTTAAACTGATGAACATAGGCAATTTACCTTCAATTTATATTGAAACAGCTTTGAATAAGCAAATCAGCCAATCACGTGAAAACCACACCGACATAAACTTGAGGTAGAACggaatgtatcaaaactacagtTGACGATGTTCGGCGGTCGTAGATAGTATGACGtcaaaaaactgatttttttttttgaagactaTATAATAAACCTTTTCAATGCAAAATATCCACACACTCAGTTAATAAAAAGGGTGTTCAGATGGGGAACCTAGAATTTCCAAGATGGGGATATTTATAATTAATGGCattgaaaacaaaggaatatgaattAATTTAGGGACAAAGACCAtccaataaaataatagtaataatagttgGGGAGTTTCCGAACAAGTAAGATTTCACAAAACACAAAGGTCAATAGCAAAAGCTGTCTATGTATCCCAAGCAACAGTACGCAACATGAAAGTGATACAAGGCACATGTACATGCTTAATTCTCTAGCTGCTTGATGGATATTCATGTTGTTCCTTACAAATACATTGCTGGTCAAGTTGATGAATCCAGTACCTATAGATTTGTATATGACTGGACTGTTGAAACGGTCCCTCTGATATCATCATACCCGTACACAAGATGGTTTGTAGGGAACGACAAGGATGGTAAGTGGGCCTTGGACATGACAATCTTACGACGTAGCGTTTTGCAACGGAAACTACGCTGCAGTGCTTTTGTCCACATGTATAGTTATCAGACTGAACACAAATGTATGTGGCGACATAGATATAAACGATGTGGTGAGACTCATAATCTAACATACTCAACGCCTGTGttcagtttgttattgtttaaacgCTTATCTAGTGATGAAACGGTTAAGTATACGTTAATGACTGGTAGGTGAACCTACTTATACTTTAGTTTATGATTTACAATGACATCTTACTTATCACTAGAGTATTTAATTTCGTATTACCAATGTTCTTTCAAATCTAGATAAATTTAACAACCAGCAAGAACAAGTAATGGATTATTGCTTTTCTACGCTTTTGTATGAATTACAACCAATATATTGGGaatactttttataatttgttcatCAAATATCTTTTGTATATAAGGTTTAATTTAGTGTAAAACCATATTAAGATATCTGTGCTCAGTTCACCGGGTGAAATCAAACCtcaaattttaacgttgtaagtccaagAGCTTAATGCTGTCTCACTGGAGGATCCCATTATCTCACATTCAATAAACATTCAACATGGATTACAATCAATATCTTGTGAATATTTCCAGAGCTTTtgagtataatattttaatatctgctaTCTGATGCCTAATAATCAATAcgaattacaataaatattttatgaatatttcagggcttatttaaagaaaacatttaataccATGTTCCTCGGTAATATTTGAGATCCCTAATTTGTACAAAGATAGAGCATTTTTCTCAAGATTAATTAAGATCACTACAAAACAGCTAAGAGAATGCATGTGGTGTTTTAGCATCCATTCACCCATTACTATTCTCTGGTTACATTGTTTTTGCTTGTAACTAGCACCCCCTTAATGACCTGGTTACAGTTTTCCAAGTGTATCTTCCTTATCTTCCTCAATAGTGGGGTGTTGAAGAAACATCGTTCACCTTTCAAGAACGTTATGTTGATGATTTTGTCATGCGTTAATATGCTAGTATTTCTTTTTTggtatttctaaaattatatatCCAGAGTTATTTGGAATGTAACTGCAACAATTGTGACTAGACAATACAGTAAAGATTAATtagcatatttttattaaaatgttaaaaatcgaccttattattacagacagtttggATCAAATGTATTCTTATTTCCAACAAAAATATCAGGTGACCACTCACTGGTCAAATCTGACCTACTTGTTTTCTAGCTTCTCAAGTTTGTCTTTAAACTTGGCAGCTATCCAGCAGGATGTTACTACGACGACTTTCGTAAACACTTAGTTAATCCGTGTTTATTACCATAGACGGTCAGTTCATCCGTGTTTATTACCATAAACTCTCAGTTCATCCGTGTTTATTACCATAACAATGAATTGAAAGAATTCCAGTGGTTCGGACCATCAGTCTTTCAAgaattttttcttgtattttatatgtgGTTGGTGTCgatattcatttgttattttatttttcctattcatacatatataatcattgtatttgaaaataatgatgGTATAATTCATTTTACCTGTTATCATATAACACAGAAATAGATAGATTAATTAGTTAAACACTTTaaccaaaattattatatattttatatcctaaaTGGTTTGGTACGTATGAGACGGCGAATCAAAGGGGCATGAAAACGTACACTCTGACGTAGAACAATAGACATTAGAAGCGACAACGATGCCAAAATgtgttgatgaaacaaaatgTCACAGCTGAACAGTCAAGTATTATGTCATTATCCTCCATGTTGACGCACCAaggtaataaacaacaaatacagaAACGCCGAAATGTTACGTCTCTTGTCAATATTTCGTAGAATTTATGCCTTCTATCAAAGTGATTACATTATTCGTTAGACATGTATTGAAGCATACGTCAATCAATAAGTACCTTGTTTTAGTTTCTACGTGTGAAAGGGCTATATTGACAaggattattttaaaacaaaatttattccGAGTAAATAGATGATTAATAATGATTATTTCTGGAAGAATTATTTATaccaattttttattttcaagcgTTTAAAAAGCTGTCAGTAAACCCTTGCAAATTAGAATTTTAAATGTACGGTCgttattttttctttgaatttcgcacaaagctactcgtggaatatctgagctagtcgtccctaatttagcagtataagacaacagggaaggcagctagttatcaccacccaccggcaactcttggactacttttttaccaactaatagtgggactgaccgtcacattataacgcccccacggctgaaagggcgagcatatttggtgagatttggattggaactcgcgacccatagattacgagtcgaacgccttaacccacctggccgtgccgggcgtTAAATGTACAGCTGTTTGTTttcaacatatgtatatattaagaaTTAAAACTGTTCGTTAATCGTTTTCGCGTCTTACAAACAagactttttttattattattatcatctagAAATCTAGTTTTAAGTCATGGATACTATTGcgtctttccttttttttatttttttcaaggcGCTACCTCGCcaaataaacatcttgtatatCACTTGATAACATAACATGGAAGGAGAAGCCATGTATCCTTAAGGAATATTTATGGTTCATGAAATGTCTCTTCACTGATAGTTACTCCTGTGTTATGCAGTGATAACGTAAATTGGACTATGGCTTTTATTAGTCTAACGAAGGTACACTAGCAGATATCCGTGTCTGTTTCGTATAGCGTGGTGACGTATGTCAACGAAATTATCGATTTCAAATGTATCATGTCGAGTTCATCAGATAAACATTTGATGCCAGTTTCTATTTTGGTGCTCTTGACTCtggaacttgtttttattttttatctttggttatttggtttgaattttgcgcaatgtAACACttgggctatctacgctagctgttcttaatttagcagtggtagactagagggacgatagctggtcaacaccacccactgccaactctttggctactcttttatcaacgaatagcggaattaattgttacattataatgtctctaCGGCTGCCTAAGCACTGGTCATGCATGGCTACGACAAATGAAGCTTGCTTTCTTATGctttattacatgtatttttcGGTATACTTTTATAACTTTCATCTAACTTAAAAACTGACCTGATCTTGATAAGGTTCTCGATGTTCTGGTATAATCTGGTCCTTGCCCTGAATCTTTCTCTTCGTCTGTATGGTCATCTTTAACCCTTCCTTAACAAGTAATGACATGGTGGCCTGGACACTAGGCGGTCGACTAGTGGGGGACGGGATACTGCACGAGCTAGTGGACGAAGAGCTTGGACTCAGAAGAAACTGCGGGGGCGAGTTCAAAACCTGTGAGGTTGGTACTTCTGGAAGAATTGGCATCTCGATTAATTCGCTGAGAACATCGGGAGTTTGGGGTCTCATTCTATTTTTCTGGCTATCTTCTAAGGGGTGAGTAATGTCCAAAAGCCCCCATGTGTCAAACTTAGGATAGTCGGGAGTAGTGGGCGACGTGGCATCATAGCCAAACATGGTGGCGTTAGTGGAGAAAACTGCTAAATTTCAACTCATTAACTATGGAAAATAAGTCCGTGTAGCTGAATATTTCCAGATTTCTGCATCAAATCGTTTTAGATGGTCTCTCTTTTTTCTTACGTGTCATTACCCTTTGCATCAGGATCCAAAGGTCACATCAacctgaaaaacaaattataatatggaTGAACCACTTGTACTATCCTCATTTGcattgatattttataacaataagaaaGACACGACCAGCGTTTCTAATCATCAACGGCGCTGATAAAGCAAGATTATTTCAACACCACTGACTTATTACAATACCTTTTAACATTGAACAATGAGACGTTACAATAAATTACATGTTTAATTGTGATGAAATAtcgtaaaatatattatcatcAAAGTACGCCTTTAAAGGATCCTCACGTGACCATTCACAGATTTTGCAATATTATTAATCATAAAATGGCTTAAACAcgtctttaaaacaaaattcgaATTTCGATTAATTTTACATTACAcatttaggaaaataaaataaaaagttataaccAACTTAAAGAAACAGTCTACACAAAAAAAATGTTCTCCAtcgaaagaaaagtaatataatcATAGGATTTTGAATATAAAGATGATTGGCAAGAAATCATTTAAATAATGTTACGATTTtgtaaatgaagaaataaaaagttgACAAATAACTGGTGCATGTCCGATATATGGAAGTAAACCTTTGCCAGATTCTTAAACTGATGTTGAAAACAATGTGTGTTGCAGTGTTATTTAAACAGTAAAAGACAAATAATAAAGTGTTTGATGTTTTAAtaagaataatttcattttctacAGTTCACGACTCTTTAAATTCTGTGCCATTAAAGCCTAGAATAGTAGTTGTTAAAAAACTACTGAAAGTCCAAACTTAAACATACAGAATAAGCTATCTTTGGTAAAATCACTTTGTATTATGTGCATGACATTTAAGCATGACGTTCATTTAAGTTGCTCCAATTCAcccgtttttgtttttgtttttttgtgtgttaagtcagattatatttatttattataagagTCAAGTGAAGTTACACTACAGTCGAGAGCCCTGCATGGCTAGgcggttaaagcgctcgactcgtactcgcgggcttcgaatccccgtcacaccaaatatgctcgccctttcagctgttggacgttataatgtaacggtcagtcaccccattcgttgataaaagagtagcccacgagctAGCGGTGGAtagtgatcactagctgccttccctcttgtcttacactgttaaattaggaacggctagcacagatagccctcctgtagctatgcgcgaaattcaaaacaaacattatggtTATATGCAATTTTTGAAAGACCTTTAGAATTCAGCACATTATATGAAACTTTTGAAAGACTCTTGTAAGTTAACAAAACGATTTGTCAACAGCAGTTTCTCAGAAGAAACTTTTCAGATAAAAAGCGAATCGTCTGAACCAAACTGTCAAAATAGAAATActtcatttgtttattattaagcacaaactacacaaaaGGCTGCCTGTGATCCGCATaccgcgggtattgaaactcgatttttagcgtcgtaagcatGTAGGCTTCCGCTGGGCTAGTGGGAAGATGTAGAggatttagtttggtttgttttgaatttcacgaaaaaatacacgagggctatctgcgctagccatccctaattttgcagtgcaagactagagggaaggcaactaatcatcaccaccaaccgccaatctcttagactactcttttaccaacgaatagtgtgattggctgttacattataatactccaacggctgaaagggcgagcatgtttggtacaacggaaattcgaacccgcgaccctcgaattacgagtcgagtgccttaaccacctgatcatgccggggcCTGTAGAGAGAAAGACCGGAAGTTCCGTGATGTTTTTCTTAGTATGTttctttaaacataatattaaaataaatacactctGCGGTTTAtttcagaaatgaaatatttgattttacttatttactgtattgttcattattaatagTCTGAACCACAAAGCTAGAGTACCTTGGTCAGAAATTGTTAAAACTGTATACACCCTGTGCACCAATGTTTTTAATACTGTAGATATCGacgggaaaaaaaaaagtataatgtaACAGGTACAAGTTACAAAAGGGTTATTATTCCTCTGCGTATAAcactttgtttgttgaattttgcatgaagctacatgaggactatatGAGTTAACAgtccctttttttttaaatgataaactCTAGGGGTAAGCAGttagttaaaacaatttattaagtTTTAGGTTGCTCTTGTCTGATCCCAAAGTGGAACGTGGccatcacttttataacacaaccATACCTCCACCGTGAGGAAAGCGATTTTGTTTGGCTAACGATACGAACCATAAAACCTCGGCATGTTAACTACAAGGTCACCCTCAACCataagaaacaagcaaaaaaataatCCACAAGATATGTTCTGGTATTGTATTCTGTAACCATTGGCTGAAAAtagttgaaatataaaaaaaaacaatatgggAAAAATAGCAGTATTTATagggaaaacaaacaacaaaaacacgatCAGAACACCATAAGAGTTAAGGggtaaaaaaataagataaatgagACAAAAGCTTCCCACAACTTGCTACAAAAGTCTACAAACAGTATGATTTCAACACGTTTTGGGTTTAAACACATGGTATCTGTCGTCTCTTTATCTTCTCTGTCttctctttaatttgtttttatttttaacgtcGCTTTGGTTCCCACTTCCGTAAATAACTTTCTTAATGAGGAACATTTTACTGTTCCCACGTTGTAAGCAGTTTTGTTagttatttcttctttatatatGTTTCGGTTTTGGCATAGTGttcgaaaattatatatatatatatatatacacacacacacaacgaaataaagtaatacaataaATTGTAATGTCATGTTTATACATAAATAGTGTAGTtcttaagaaattaataaaatgagttattttGAAACGTATATCAACAATCAGATGCTTGTTACAACAATTaaaaggtatttttttaaatagcaatgaataaatgtaaaatgtgCAGTCAATTCCATCTCTTGgatcattggcccggcatggccaagtgtgttaaagcgtttgactcgtaaaaCTATGATGTTATTCTATTCTGGGCAAGTGTACTACCCATGCGACTGTTGGTTATTGCAGTAAAAaaaaacggcctggcatggccaagcgcgtaaggcgtgcgactcgtaatccgagggtcgcgggttcgcgcccgcgtcgcgctaaacatgctcgccctcccagccgtgggggtgtataatgtgacggtcaatcccactattcgttggtaaaagagtagcccaagagctggcatgggtggtgatgaccagctgccttccctctagtcttacgctgttaaattagggacggctagcgcagatagccctcgagtagctttgcgcaaattccaaaacaacaacaactgcagTCAAAGAAAGAgcgtttttacaaatttttaccAGTTTCactagtaaaaatattgttgaacgcttttatatagtgtaatttatttcgtgacccggcatggccaagcgtgttaaggcgtgcgactcctaatctgagggtcgtgggttcgcaaccccgtcgcgccaaccatgctcgctttttcagccgtgggggcgttataaagttacggttaatcccactattctatggtaaaagagtagctaagagttggcggtgggttgtgatgactagctgcctttcctctagtcttacactgttaaattagggacggctagcgcagatagccctcgagtagctttgcacgaaattcaaaaaacaaacaaggaacattTTAAAAGAGTGTTCATATTCAGTAACAAGTCGTGCGGAATTTTTTCCCGCTGGATGCAGCCGTTCCTTGTCATTTTATTGAGTGCAAGAAAAGACAGTTACGGAAATTCAACACAGTACAATAAAGTCATGCATGTGTATACTACCcacattaatatatgtatataaataaaccgaacaacaacaaatatctacTAAAACAGGTGCTTCTCGTTCTGCATTTCTTCCTTTCATTTTTCTATCTTCGAAACATTTCATTCAATCGGTCAATGGAGCAAATCCCGTTATATTGGTGAAATTCAGTCACAGAAAGagacatttttgtttgtaataaatttttCTGAGATTGATTGTTCAGCACGTATTGTAAAGAACTGTAATTTTCCTGTATTTTACTCTTAAAAAgaatgctttatatatatatactacgaTTAATCGTTCAGGAAATACAAAATTGCAGATAGACACttggcttttatatatatatattgatatacagCAATAATTATTTATCTACTGTATCCCAAAGGCACAAAAACTTTTCTCCCTACAAAGAAACGCAGCGGTGGAATGACGTAACCCAACATAGCATAAAACCAATCGTATGGtgggaaaatataaaatataccctagTTTTGGAGGTGTCTGAAAACATACAATCCACACGATGGTAGGGATATACGTTTGCCAGATCGATCCTCACTCGGCCTACCTTACAGCTTGGGAATATAGAACCAGATGTGGGTGCTCTAATGAAAAACATCCCACATCCTTAACACCTGTCTGCAGCCgattgtgggaaagtgactgatgtagaaaaaattaataattataaaaatatatacacgtgtgagagtgtgtgtgtgtatttatgacTTTGACATCATTCTAGTAAAATAGTTTCTGTATGATCAACTCAGACCTTAAGTTATTGGAATATTATCGTTGActagtaatattatttatacgAGTATGtctatcataatatttttaaatatcgtcaaatggttttaaatgaaaaatttcgCAAGGGAGAAGAGTAAAAGAAATACAAGAACGAATTTATTTTCCTACTAAAATAAGCTCGTCTTTAAGAACAATCAgctcatatattttattatttgttttttggtgtATCTTTACATCTGTGCAGAAAGCAAGAgtttttattttcaggttaagaagTTTAGGTACCATGAAAGTGGAAGAACGTGGTTTCTTACGAGTTTCGATAATCGAAgtagttatattgttatttagataaatatatttgtacgtagaaaaattataattgaacTAATAGTTTGCAAGATTTATAATATAGAGGGTGTTTCATATCTGAAATAAGACCAAACAACAGTTTGTGTGtacatgatgttagaaaaaaatacataGGTTCAAAAAGTTTTGATAGAAATGTGAATTGGGTTCATGTTCTTCAAGTGGTGGtacattcatgatgttagaaaaacacgcaGTTATACATTACGTGTAATCGAAGATGGTTCTAGTCATTATCGTTTGATGGTGTAAAATTCCTATATCcgaaagtttaattaaaattagtatgacataaataacagtaataataagcTATTGCAGTTACAAATATACCAGGTACCTTATGTCCCCATTACTTAACtctgaagttaaaaaatattttttcagatgTATAACCGGCATGAagatttaaagtaaaatgttggTTAAGAAAGTGCCTAAATTTTCTTTCACTCTAGTTACCTATTGTCCTGAGGCACTCCCCTTCGATGTCATGTGTATTTTCTCCTGGaaagatttttacaaaataaagcaTACTATGTAAAAGTgttcaacaatatttttactagtGAAACTGGTAAAATTTGAAGAAACGCTCTTCCTTATTTTTTGACTGCAATAACCAACAGTCACATGGGTAGTACACTTGCCCAGAATATAACAACATCATAGTTTTGtgtactctctttttttttttttattggaatgGCCAACAATAGCATAGATAGCACCACAGCCTGAAAATAATAGCTTGAAAGTTCTGTATATACAATAGAATGCTTTGTTAGCCTGGGGAAAAAATTCACCACTTACAATGGATTGAATACAGTAAAGGTGTCGTCCTTTGTgactacaattattttaaatgtattttgtgatATTAATAAAGATTGTCTTCATTGCATTTTTACAGTTATTCAGATTTGTTTCATTTCATGACTCAAACAAAATCAGAGAAATCATTTTACCTCACAGAAGATTTCTGGTGAATTTCCTGGCTACacgtaaaagaaataaataaacttgaaaataccACACTACTGATGTTATCACGAAACGACAACTCCGAATACAGTAATGAGTTAAACTAAACTTATGTTTCCATAACTTAAAGCCCATTCAGGACTAAAGCGGTGTAAAATCCTTTTAATATCGAGTTTTATTCACAGCCAAGTTCTTAGTAGCTTCAGGAAACAATTACGCAACAAGCATATTTTATGCAAACATAAACGTTAGATAATGAATAGTAATAGATTCTATACATTTTTTAGTTTACGacatattaaaaatttgaaataactaaaattaatataaactatatttacaaGTGATAAAATAGTGCTATTACTATAATTAATCATGGggttcccgctagtacagcgataagtctgcggatttacaacgctaaaatgaggggttcaatTTCTCTTGGTGAattgcctgatgtggctttgcaataagagaAACGTACATACAAACCTACATTAATTATGGGATATTTATATCTGAGTGCA
This genomic window from Tachypleus tridentatus isolate NWPU-2018 chromosome 10, ASM421037v1, whole genome shotgun sequence contains:
- the LOC143229787 gene encoding activating transcription factor 3-like encodes the protein MFGYDATSPTTPDYPKFDTWGLLDITHPLEDSQKNRMRPQTPDVLSELIEMPILPEVPTSQVLNSPPQFLLSPSSSSTSSCSIPSPTSRPPSVQATMSLLVKEGLKMTIQTKRKIQGKDQIIPEHREPYQDQLTLEDEMRRMKRKERNKVAAAKCRKLKKERTYKLTIESDHLEADNFALRTEIQSLKLERQKLLALLTNHLPRCCLPLRQNSCAQSHTARSWSVV